Proteins encoded in a region of the Microtus ochrogaster isolate Prairie Vole_2 chromosome 19, MicOch1.0, whole genome shotgun sequence genome:
- the LOC113457152 gene encoding uncharacterized protein LOC113457152 isoform X2 encodes MTHAHLHQRKTPPSKGGSRKKPKEDKVLVVSLLHSTLGRLANTISFCQFLGQDASGEASKPEAAKVYLPRRQPTEESMAANLSLLASSALLKEHLLPKDSKILSPVLLNSSVSMESQSTMSASQPAEILTSGSCHSLPWASSLASHSADPAAFSSMTDCSTAATRCDWKALETSQRTPLPGFPSPILTIPGLDYSKTPTSTTSGLVYSRETTTTTPGLDPS; translated from the exons ATGACTCACGCTCACCTCCACCAGCGGAAAACACCACCATCAAAAGG aggcagcaggaagaaaccaAAGGAGGACAAGGTACTGGTTGTTTCACTTCTGCATAG CACACTAGGAAGGCTTGCCAATACCATCAGCTTTTGCCAGTTCTTAGGACAAGATGCCTCGGGTGAAGCATCCAAACCAGAAGCTGCCAAAGTCTATCTTCCACGTAGGCAGCCCACAGAGGAGTCTATGGCTGCCAATTTATCCCTACTGGCTTCTTCTGCTCTTCTCAAGGAACACCTGCTGCCCAAAGATTCTAAAATCTTGTCGCCTGTCCTGCTGAATTCCTCAGTTTCCATGGAGTCACAATCAACTATGAGTGCCTCTCAGCCAGCAGAGATCTTGACTTCTGGAAGTTGCCACTCACTACCATGGGCATCTTCACTAGCTTCTCATTCTGCTGATCCTGCAGCTTTTTCCTCCATGACAGATTGCAGCACAGCAGCTACTCGGTGTGACTGGAAAGCACTGGAAACCTCACAGAGAACCCCTCTGCCAGGTTTTCCTTCTCCCATCCTGACCATCCCAGGTCTTGACTACTCAAAAACGCCAACCTCAACCACCTCAGGCCTTGTCTACTCAAGGGAGACTACCACAACCACCCCAGGCCTTGATCCTtcctga
- the LOC113457152 gene encoding uncharacterized protein LOC113457152 isoform X1, with amino-acid sequence MKLWTSRLGAVWGGMVWEEVAPCCLDLEAKGLLDFSETFSSFRALVLASLPQETPWRLLEVKVPGPRHSPAQRAPRSWMTEFLLFNCSFLLKGPFIQSLVRYRVPPLSTITQSPFPSYRGSRKKPKEDKVLVVSLLHSTLGRLANTISFCQFLGQDASGEASKPEAAKVYLPRRQPTEESMAANLSLLASSALLKEHLLPKDSKILSPVLLNSSVSMESQSTMSASQPAEILTSGSCHSLPWASSLASHSADPAAFSSMTDCSTAATRCDWKALETSQRTPLPGFPSPILTIPGLDYSKTPTSTTSGLVYSRETTTTTPGLDPS; translated from the exons ATGAAGCTATGGACGTCCAGGCTGGGTGCTGTGTGGGGAGGGATGGTGTGGGAGGAAGTAGCGCCATGCTGCCTGGATTTGGAGGCAAAGGGGTTGTTAGACTTCTctgagacattttcttctttcagagcACTGGTCCTTGCCTCCCTTCCACAAGAAACCCCATGGAGGTTGTTAGAAGTGAAAGTGCCTGGTCCACGGCACAGTCCTGCCCAACGTGCACCTCGCTCATGGATGACTGAGTTCCTCCTATTTAACTGTTCATTTCTACTGAAGGGACCATTCATTCAGTCTCTGGTAAGATACCGGGTCCCTCCTTTATCTACCATAACCCAGTCTCCGTTTCCATCttacagaggcagcaggaagaaaccaAAGGAGGACAAGGTACTGGTTGTTTCACTTCTGCATAG CACACTAGGAAGGCTTGCCAATACCATCAGCTTTTGCCAGTTCTTAGGACAAGATGCCTCGGGTGAAGCATCCAAACCAGAAGCTGCCAAAGTCTATCTTCCACGTAGGCAGCCCACAGAGGAGTCTATGGCTGCCAATTTATCCCTACTGGCTTCTTCTGCTCTTCTCAAGGAACACCTGCTGCCCAAAGATTCTAAAATCTTGTCGCCTGTCCTGCTGAATTCCTCAGTTTCCATGGAGTCACAATCAACTATGAGTGCCTCTCAGCCAGCAGAGATCTTGACTTCTGGAAGTTGCCACTCACTACCATGGGCATCTTCACTAGCTTCTCATTCTGCTGATCCTGCAGCTTTTTCCTCCATGACAGATTGCAGCACAGCAGCTACTCGGTGTGACTGGAAAGCACTGGAAACCTCACAGAGAACCCCTCTGCCAGGTTTTCCTTCTCCCATCCTGACCATCCCAGGTCTTGACTACTCAAAAACGCCAACCTCAACCACCTCAGGCCTTGTCTACTCAAGGGAGACTACCACAACCACCCCAGGCCTTGATCCTtcctga